The sequence TCATGCCAAGATAGACAATCCATTGGCATACCTATAGGTCCGGACACCTCTCACGTCATTTCTGAAATAATTGCAACAAGAATAGATTCTATTCTTCAATCAGAATATTCGAATTTCAATTTATCTGCGTGTAGATATTATGACGACTATTATCTTTTTGTAAATACACTTGATGAGGCGGACCAAGTTTTAAAAGGACTTCAAAGAGCACTTAATGAATTTGAATTGGAGGTTAACGAATCAAAGATTGAGATAAGGAAGTTTCCATTGGGATTTGAAGAAAGTTGGGTGGCAGAACTATTTCAATTTCAGTTTAAAGAGACAAATCAAGAAAATAGCGTAAAGCATTATTTCAGTCTCTTATGGCGAATTGCTGAAAAAAAATCAAAAAGAACAGATTGGGTTTTTAGATATGCGCTAAAGAGGTTTGAGTTTGGAACGGAAAAGATAAATTCAAAAAGTTGGAAAACATTTGAATGCCTGCTGATTAAAAGTGCGATGATTGAACCGTCAGTGCTTGATGTAGTAAATAGAATACTTTTGACTTATAAAAAAGAATTAGACTATCAATCACGTAGAGATATAAAAAACTTGGTCTATTATGTTTTAACTGAGCAGTCAAAGATGAATCATCATTTTGAAGTGTCATGGGCACTTTGGATGGCTCATAGTTTTGACATTATGATCGATGAAAAAATTGCAAATATCGTCATTAATTTAGGGGATACGACATCTTGCTTAATCTTGCTTTTTTTGGCTAAAGAAAGAGAAATGGTGATTGGAGAACCTGACTTTTATGAACTTGAGTTCATGTTAGTTGACACAGTTTTGTCCTCAGAACAATGGTTACTTGCATATGAAGCCATAAAAAAAGGTTGGCTTAAACCTATTGATGATAAATTAATAGATAAGAATTTATTTTTTAGTATCCTGTATGACTTGAATGTCGAGTTTTATGATGCAGAGAAGCAGCTTTCTGTTGTAAGTGTCGATGAGGAAAGCGGCTATACTGTCAAAGATGAAACAGAAAAATCAGAAAATATAGTAAAAGAACTTGATGAGGATCATTCACTTGCATCAATTATTTCAAATTTACAATGAAAAATGCTGGATCAAGGTCTATGCCATCCCTTGATTTGAGGAGGCAAAAAACCAACTCTCCCAATTCATCAATTATTTTTTCTAACATAATTGCATCACCTGTTAGCATGAATGATGTTGGCACACAATAATTCTCAGTTGTTTTTCAACCTCTTTCCAATCTGTATTCAGATCAACGGTTTTAATTTCAATAGGGTGCTGATCAAAATTGTAACGTAAATCTAAAGAATAACTGACTGTGGGGTAAATCAGGATGCCCCGTGTCCGTTGTCTTTTGCTTGATCCATCTCTCTGGTTCAAAAGGTAGCTAAACAACTGATATAAGTTGCCGGTTTGAATCTTTTTACTGCCGTGTTGCCCTGCGAGGGATTCCTGGTAGTATTTAGCGTCGATGATGATCACCTCCTGGTCGTTTTCTATAGTGATGTCAGTCTCCATTCGAGGCAGGTACTCAGAGTCGGCATCATTCACAGATTCTAATTGCCATTTGATATGGGGTTTGCCAACAGACCATGAAGGGTATTCAATCCTGTAGAAATTGTAAAGAAAGGCTTCAAATAAACTGGCCATTTTCCTTTCATCTCTTGTAAAGTCAGCAAATTGCCACTCACCGGGCTTTTCTGTTGGGAGGCTGTTTTCGTAGATGAGCTGACAGACATTAATAAGGAAAGAATAAAAACGGTTGTTCCTGTGAATCCTGACTTGTTTAAACAACTTTTGGCTGACTTCGAGAGTCTGAATATCCGGCATCATTTGAATTAATGATACAACATCCGCCTTGTGACTCTCAGCAAGTTCAGGGGCTTTTAATAAGGTTCGAAGAGTAGTTAGTAAGATTTGATTTGTGATGATATCGATGGAAAACTCATCTAAGCTGCATATTGTTCGTTGTTTCAGATACAGGCCTGATTTATAGGTTTCGCTGATCTCTACTTTGCCCTTGACGCCGGGTACCTCTATCGATTCATTGACATACGCTTTATCGATGCCACGTTTGAGAAGTATTCGGGTTCCATTAATCAATACTCGGGCAAAGAGATCCAGCAGTCGAGCCTGATCTTTCGCTGACACCTGAACTCTGTCCGCCTCATCGAGCTTGTTCCAGGCATAGCAGAGTAAATAGTAGATATTTTCAATTGGGATTTTCATGGCCCTCCAGAAGATTATTAACAAGCTTGTCAACTCTTTGCTGATCATCAAACCAGATTTCTTCGAGCATGGGTTTTATTTCGTGATCAATTACATCAGTATACCACTGAGATTCATTTTGGCCTGGTTTGTAGGAGCAGAAGTAACTGTGACCAATTTGAAATCCCGCTCCAAGACTTGCATCCCTTGATATCTCGTGATTTAGATTTTGTACCCTGTAGCAGATATGGTTGATCAAATTGCCGGACACCCCTAGTTCCTTTAATAATGATTTGAAATTATGATCAAAGACGGGAACCAGATTTATAAATGAGAATCTTCTTCTCAAGGCATAATCTACTATTGCAAGGGACCGGTCTGCTGTATTCATGGTGCCAATAATGTGTACATTCTCGGGGACAAAGAAAAAGTCAAGATCATCATCGGAGTAGGTTAGTTTAAGGGAGTGTTTTTTATCTCTTTTGTCCGGCTCTATTAGCATGAGCAACTCACCAAATATCTTGCTGAGATTGCCGCGGTTGATTTCGTCTATAATGAAAAAAAACTTTCGTTTTGGATGAGCGTGGGCTTTCTGGCAGAAGTTGTAGAAAACACCATTCTTCAAAATAAAACCGCCCTTCTTGCTCGGACGTAATCCCTGGATGAAGTCCTCGTAACTGTAAGACTGATGGAACTGTACCATTTCGATGCTGGTATCGTCGATCCTTCCTATGATGTGATAAGCGAGTTTTTTTGCAAGAAATGTTTTCCCGGTACCCGGAGGACCTTGTAATATGATATTTTTCTTTCTTTTCAGCAGTCTTGTGATTTTTTCAAACTGTGATGTGGACAAGAATGGTTTGTCCGGATCCTGTTCATAAACATAGGGCCTGATTTTTGACTTTTGCTCCTCCCGAACAGTGACAATATTTTTGTTGTCCATCATTTCCCGGATGATGTCAAATTCATCCTCACTCAGTTTGAAAAGACTGCCTTGGTTGTTCTTGAAAACCTCACAGTTCTCCAGTGCTGGATTATTTAGCAGTTCTACCCATTGGACCGGAATATTCAATTTGTCAATCAGTTCAAACTCGATGACCTCACCTTCGTCCTCGGTGCTATGCAGTGGCTTGGTAATCTGAAACAGGCCAATTATCTGTTTAACCGGACTGCTTTCATATCCGATTACCAGATCGCTTGGCTGAACAGCTTCGAAATATTTATAAATTCTACGTTTGTTTCCTTTTTCATTTCTGGCCGTATAGGTCTGCACGGTCCCAACTTCGCAATCACTTATAGACCAAATATTAGGATTGGCGTTTAGCCACCAAAAGTTCTCTGATTGTAACTCTTCAAGTTCTTCATTCCCGTTTTCTCTCGGTTCATCCTCAGGCCGAGGTTCTTTCACAGGGCCTGATGATGGTGCATGGTAAGGGAGGTCATGCTTATCAAAAACTTCTTTCAAATCCGGATAGAGTCGGATATAGCTGTCTAAGACGTACTCCCAGACTCTGGTGGGGCCGAAAATGTCCGGCTTAAATAGATTTCGATAATTATTAAAATCGCGCGATTTATACTGGAATAACTTGTCAGTTATCCAAGTAACTTTTCTGCGGTGCTTGTATTCGGCTTCATCCTCCTGATAGTAGTAGTCGCCGTCAATAATTCCAATTCCAACAACGGTATTCACTCCTTGTGTTGCAAAGATGAGATCGTTGATCCTGGCCTGTTTAAATAACCAGGCACTTAAAGCCGCACTGTTTTTTCCATATGAAGAAGTATCCGATGCTTGCAGGAACTCCTCTCGGGTTGAAAATGAATTCAGGTCTGCGTCGATGAAGCTAATGGCTGCTTCGCCTTCGTTCAAAAATGACTCCCATTGAAATGCCTGAGGGCCAGGGGAAAGTTTGAAATAGTTCCGGAATTGGTTGTTGAGGGTTATTGTATTCTCTCTTATTGACTTGAGCTTGCCCCTGATATCATCATAGCTGTTGACGATGGAGAGATCGTTTGGCTCATGTTTTTTAAGTGCGTGCCCTGCCATGCGACCAGCATCAGATTTTTTTGCCAATCGAGTGAATAACTGGTAAGCATCTTTGTGTGAATATCTTGTTTCAGGGTAGAGTGCAATCCAGCAAATTGTGCTGCCGAAGTTGCTCGGTCCCTGAAAATCAACGACATGTGATATATAGTCCGTTAGGTTGAGATCAGCAATCAATTTTAAAACGATTTGCTCGAGATACTTCTGCGTTGTCTCCTTTACTGTTCCTCTGTAAAAAAAGGTATGGTAAATGTTCCAGGGATTTTGCCAATTTGCAAACATATCCCGCTTTCCCATAGTATACTGATCCATTTGATCAAGCAGCTCACTGCTGTAATGGGTCAATGAAGACCTGTCCTTGCTACGAATGATATTTTTTATTTCCTCTGTTGTATCCCCGTTGATCTTATCGCCATTCAATAGTCTTGTGATTATTTCAGCCCTCAGCAGATTCACAGGATAAAAGTTTTGTAGTGGATCGACATACTCAGCGTAAATTTTCTCAAGCTCGGTTTCTGATAACTGATTCAGGGCATCATATAGATGAGTATCATTTGATGCGTATTCGTCATATTGCTTTGCCAGGGAAGTGATATAATCAAATTGTGTTTGCATGACAGATTCTGAATAGTGATTTAGGGAATAAGTAGATTTGGAACTGATTTAATGGAATTGATCAGTTTAAGCTACCTGTTGTCATCTGAAGGTGTTATGTAGTGGCTGAAGACTAATTACCGCTTCAACTAACATGACTGCATGTCCGTTGTTGAAATAGAGCGCACTACCGTCTGAAAAATTAATTACTTCAATATGATCATCATGCAGGATATCCCAATTCGGGGTTTCATTCGCTGATTCATATTCTTTTTGCACCGCAGCACCCTCAATAAGTGGTAAATGAATTAATTGCCTGGGACTGTTGAATATCCCAATTAAAAACTAATTGCAAATACAAGCAAGTGAAACGGGTACCATCAAGTCTAATATGCGCAATTCGCCGCCGACCATTGTGCTGAACAGCTCCGACCAGCCGGGCCATGACAGCTTTATCCTTTCTACCGCAATTCAAGGGAACTGACATTCGCCCTGGAACGACAAGCTTTGGCAGGGGTAGACGGGGTCAATAACCCATGTCCTGCCGGATACCGAATCCCCAGGCAGCGGAATAGAATGGCTATAGTTTTAGCTTCCGCTTACATAGCGAATATGCCGACATGGGCGGTACCGGTAGACGTGTGGGTGGTCTTTCTGTGCGCTGCATTAAGGATTAACGGCACTTTGATTCATTGCCGGACCGACCCGCAGGGGGGCGAAGGCCCTCGCCACCGCTTTGTGGGGGCGAAAATTTATTTTAGCTGATAGTTGCTCCCGGGAAAAATTACATTCAGGTATGCAACATTTATATGATAATCACTACGCAGCAGGTGCTTGCGTGGGATTTCGGTTTTGAAATTATCTGATTCAGCTCAGCTTATGACGAGCAGCTTTTATGTTGGAAGAATTCCACTTCAGTTTGAAATAACCAGAGAAATGTTACACCATAGTTACACCACACGTAAATAATATTATGATAAACACTTGTGTGTTATATCTTTATGTTCCTTGGTAGGAGCCGAAGATCGGATTCGAACCGACGACCTATTCATTACGAGTGAATTGCTCTACCAGCTGAGCTACTTCGGCTTGCGGTTTTCCGGATAAAGTTACGGTGTCATCCGCCTGTATCCGGCACTCGCCGGCCTTCCGGCTGCTCATGTTTCGATGACAACATGGTTCCGAATTGCGGCAAGTATAAATATACGGAGTTTCGTGTTTTGGTAAAACCGTGACAGGCCGGAATGTTACTGCCTGATATTACTTGTTTCTGATGTTATAAGGTCATCACATTGCCGGTCATCAACCGCTCCGTCAGCCAAATCGAAGCGGCCATATCTCAATTTTATCCATTGTCCCGCACAGGTATCTGAGAAAAATGCGGCCGTACAGCGTTTCGTTTTGTGACAGGAGGCCACCGTTTTGTATCTTTGGCTTTTTCAGACCCAACTCTGACCATCCGGAAAATGACCGCACTGCTGCTTTTACTCCTTACTGTAATCATCACGTTTATGGCCTGGTATGCCATACCGCAGTGGCAGTACCGGGGAATGCTGAAACCGTATGAGGCGTGGCGCGAGGGGAAGTGGCACCAGCTTGTCACATCAGGGTTTCTCCACGCTGACGGGTCGCACCTGCTGGTAAATATGTTCGTTTTCTTCTTTTTCGGGCCCACCCTGGAGCAGGAGATCGGTACCGGGTTGTTCCTGCCGCTTTACGCAACCGCCCTTGTGGCTTCGAGTCTGCCGACCCTCATCATCGAGCGCAACAACCCGAGGTATGCCAGCCTTGGCGCATCCGGCGCAGTGGAAGCGGTACTGTTCGGGTACATTGTCATGTTTCCGCTCAACAAGATCTATATCATTTTTATCCCGATCGGTATACCGGCCATCATTTTCGGCGGTCTCTTTCTGCTTTACAGCTATTTTGAGTCACGTCGACGCCGCGATAATGTCAACCATGTTGCGCATATTGCGGGAGCGTTGTATGGCGCGGTCTACACCCTGTTGCTCGTACCGGACGCGTTTTCACGCTTTCTCGGGCACTTTGGTTTTTGATCCGACCGGCAAGCACGCAGTGTGGTGGCAATTATCGTTTTCACACGGCATCGGCCGCCACCAACCTGACTTCCGGCGAAATCATTCCGCCTGCAATCAGAAACCGTCAAGCAAGCAGGCATCCCGGCATCAGCCGTGCTTCCCGCGAAACTCCTGCATGAACGTAACCAGAGCCTCCACGCTTTCCTTCGGGCAGGCGTTATAGATGCTGGCCCGGATTCCACCCGCACTTCGGTGCCCTTTCAAACCGCTCATGCCGGCTTCTTTGGCCGCGGCGACAAAGGCCTTCTCCAGTTCTTCGCTCCTGAGGCGGAAGGTGACGTTCATCAGTGAACGGGAAGCCTTTTCCGCGTTGCCCTGATAAAAATCGTCCTTGTCAATTTCCTGATAGAGGATCTGTGCTTTTTCCCGGTTCAGCCGGTCGATGGCTTCCAGTCCGCCTTTGCCTTCAAGCCACTCCAGGAC comes from Balneolales bacterium ANBcel1 and encodes:
- a CDS encoding RNA-directed DNA polymerase; its protein translation is SKFYPSVYTHSITWATLGKSIAKNYFSMSKPEFQKKYDSGDEKALLYKLANDIDIAVRSCQDRQSIGIPIGPDTSHVISEIIATRIDSILQSEYSNFNLSACRYYDDYYLFVNTLDEADQVLKGLQRALNEFELEVNESKIEIRKFPLGFEESWVAELFQFQFKETNQENSVKHYFSLLWRIAEKKSKRTDWVFRYALKRFEFGTEKINSKSWKTFECLLIKSAMIEPSVLDVVNRILLTYKKELDYQSRRDIKNLVYYVLTEQSKMNHHFEVSWALWMAHSFDIMIDEKIANIVINLGDTTSCLILLFLAKEREMVIGEPDFYELEFMLVDTVLSSEQWLLAYEAIKKGWLKPIDDKLIDKNLFFSILYDLNVEFYDAEKQLSVVSVDEESGYTVKDETEKSENIVKELDEDHSLASIISNLQ
- the mcrC gene encoding 5-methylcytosine-specific restriction endonuclease system specificity protein McrC, with amino-acid sequence MKIPIENIYYLLCYAWNKLDEADRVQVSAKDQARLLDLFARVLINGTRILLKRGIDKAYVNESIEVPGVKGKVEISETYKSGLYLKQRTICSLDEFSIDIITNQILLTTLRTLLKAPELAESHKADVVSLIQMMPDIQTLEVSQKLFKQVRIHRNNRFYSFLINVCQLIYENSLPTEKPGEWQFADFTRDERKMASLFEAFLYNFYRIEYPSWSVGKPHIKWQLESVNDADSEYLPRMETDITIENDQEVIIIDAKYYQESLAGQHGSKKIQTGNLYQLFSYLLNQRDGSSKRQRTRGILIYPTVSYSLDLRYNFDQHPIEIKTVDLNTDWKEVEKQLRIIVCQHHSC
- a CDS encoding AAA family ATPase is translated as MQTQFDYITSLAKQYDEYASNDTHLYDALNQLSETELEKIYAEYVDPLQNFYPVNLLRAEIITRLLNGDKINGDTTEEIKNIIRSKDRSSLTHYSSELLDQMDQYTMGKRDMFANWQNPWNIYHTFFYRGTVKETTQKYLEQIVLKLIADLNLTDYISHVVDFQGPSNFGSTICWIALYPETRYSHKDAYQLFTRLAKKSDAGRMAGHALKKHEPNDLSIVNSYDDIRGKLKSIRENTITLNNQFRNYFKLSPGPQAFQWESFLNEGEAAISFIDADLNSFSTREEFLQASDTSSYGKNSAALSAWLFKQARINDLIFATQGVNTVVGIGIIDGDYYYQEDEAEYKHRRKVTWITDKLFQYKSRDFNNYRNLFKPDIFGPTRVWEYVLDSYIRLYPDLKEVFDKHDLPYHAPSSGPVKEPRPEDEPRENGNEELEELQSENFWWLNANPNIWSISDCEVGTVQTYTARNEKGNKRRIYKYFEAVQPSDLVIGYESSPVKQIIGLFQITKPLHSTEDEGEVIEFELIDKLNIPVQWVELLNNPALENCEVFKNNQGSLFKLSEDEFDIIREMMDNKNIVTVREEQKSKIRPYVYEQDPDKPFLSTSQFEKITRLLKRKKNIILQGPPGTGKTFLAKKLAYHIIGRIDDTSIEMVQFHQSYSYEDFIQGLRPSKKGGFILKNGVFYNFCQKAHAHPKRKFFFIIDEINRGNLSKIFGELLMLIEPDKRDKKHSLKLTYSDDDLDFFFVPENVHIIGTMNTADRSLAIVDYALRRRFSFINLVPVFDHNFKSLLKELGVSGNLINHICYRVQNLNHEISRDASLGAGFQIGHSYFCSYKPGQNESQWYTDVIDHEIKPMLEEIWFDDQQRVDKLVNNLLEGHENPN
- a CDS encoding rhomboid family intramembrane serine protease, whose translation is MAFSDPTLTIRKMTALLLLLLTVIITFMAWYAIPQWQYRGMLKPYEAWREGKWHQLVTSGFLHADGSHLLVNMFVFFFFGPTLEQEIGTGLFLPLYATALVASSLPTLIIERNNPRYASLGASGAVEAVLFGYIVMFPLNKIYIIFIPIGIPAIIFGGLFLLYSYFESRRRRDNVNHVAHIAGALYGAVYTLLLVPDAFSRFLGHFGF